A DNA window from Gigantopelta aegis isolate Gae_Host chromosome 4, Gae_host_genome, whole genome shotgun sequence contains the following coding sequences:
- the LOC121371442 gene encoding maleylacetoacetate isomerase-like isoform X2, which yields MTSKPVLYSYYRSSASYRVRIALQVKGIDYEYKAVSLIKDGGEQYKEEYKKLNPMGQVPTLVIDGHTLVQSLPIIEYLDETRPSPRLLPEDPAGRVKVRSLAEIVNSGIQPLQNLPVLKKVGDDQKLEWAKYWIERGFKALETSLQETAGKYSFKDEVTMADLCLVPQVYNALRFGIDMSEFPTIHKVYDALVTLEAFKAAHPSNQPDTPADQKP from the exons ATGACATCCAAG CCAGTTCTTTATTCATACTACAGAAGTTCAGCTTCCTATAGAGTTAGAATAG CTTTACAGGTGAAGGGCATTGATTACGAGTACAAAGCAGTTAGTCTAATTAAAGATGGCGGAGAACag TACAAAGAGGAATACAAGAAGTTGAATCCCATGGGTCAGGTGCCAACACTGGTGATAGATGGACACACACTTGTACAGTCg ttGCCTATCATTGAGTACCTGGATGAAACAAGACCAAGTCCACGGCTTCTTCCCGAAGACCCAGCTGGTAGAGTCAAG gTCCGTTCTCTAGCCGAGATAGTCAATTCTGGTATACAACCTCTTCAGAATTTACCAGTGTTGAAGAAAGTTGGTGATGACCAAAAGTTAGAATGGGCAAAATACTGGATTGAAAGAGGATTTAAAG CCCTTGAAACCAGTCTCCAAGAAACAGCTGGCAAGTACTCCTTTAAAGATGAAGTAACAATGGCTGACCTGTGCCTTGTACCTCAAGTGTACAATGCTTTAAG gtttggAATTGATATGAGTGAGTTTCCAACCATCCACAAAGTGTATGATGCTCTTGTGACTCTTGAGGCCTTCAAAGCTGCCCATCCTTCCAATCAACCAGATACACCTGCTGACCAAAAGCCTTAA
- the LOC121371442 gene encoding maleylacetoacetate isomerase-like isoform X1, with protein MSIEKSKSPIHSVTRMTSKPVLYSYYRSSASYRVRIALQVKGIDYEYKAVSLIKDGGEQYKEEYKKLNPMGQVPTLVIDGHTLVQSLPIIEYLDETRPSPRLLPEDPAGRVKVRSLAEIVNSGIQPLQNLPVLKKVGDDQKLEWAKYWIERGFKALETSLQETAGKYSFKDEVTMADLCLVPQVYNALRFGIDMSEFPTIHKVYDALVTLEAFKAAHPSNQPDTPADQKP; from the exons ATGAGTATAGAG AAAAGCAAGAGTCCAATTCATAGTGTTACCAGAATGACATCCAAG CCAGTTCTTTATTCATACTACAGAAGTTCAGCTTCCTATAGAGTTAGAATAG CTTTACAGGTGAAGGGCATTGATTACGAGTACAAAGCAGTTAGTCTAATTAAAGATGGCGGAGAACag TACAAAGAGGAATACAAGAAGTTGAATCCCATGGGTCAGGTGCCAACACTGGTGATAGATGGACACACACTTGTACAGTCg ttGCCTATCATTGAGTACCTGGATGAAACAAGACCAAGTCCACGGCTTCTTCCCGAAGACCCAGCTGGTAGAGTCAAG gTCCGTTCTCTAGCCGAGATAGTCAATTCTGGTATACAACCTCTTCAGAATTTACCAGTGTTGAAGAAAGTTGGTGATGACCAAAAGTTAGAATGGGCAAAATACTGGATTGAAAGAGGATTTAAAG CCCTTGAAACCAGTCTCCAAGAAACAGCTGGCAAGTACTCCTTTAAAGATGAAGTAACAATGGCTGACCTGTGCCTTGTACCTCAAGTGTACAATGCTTTAAG gtttggAATTGATATGAGTGAGTTTCCAACCATCCACAAAGTGTATGATGCTCTTGTGACTCTTGAGGCCTTCAAAGCTGCCCATCCTTCCAATCAACCAGATACACCTGCTGACCAAAAGCCTTAA